A single window of Rhodamnia argentea isolate NSW1041297 chromosome 5, ASM2092103v1, whole genome shotgun sequence DNA harbors:
- the LOC115747503 gene encoding amino acid transporter AVT3B, with the protein MGFDKEASSSSQALRLPLPREDTPLLGKPRPLSSQPKTFANVFIAIVGAGVLGLPYAFKRTGWLMSLLMLFSVAALTYHCMMLLVITRRKLESAHGFSKIASFGDLGFTVCGSIGRIVVDIMMVLSQAGFCVSYLIFIGNTVANLFNSGSDRTVGAYLSSKIWGISAKSFCIWGSLPFQLGLNSIKTLTHLAPLSIFADVVDLGAMGVVMIDDVSIIWKNGVEVQAFGGLSVFFYGLGVAVYAFEGVGMVLHLESETKDKSKFGKILAIAMAFIALMYGGFGLLGYLAFGGNTRDIITANMGKGLISTLVQLGLCINLFFTFPLMMHPVYEIVERRLSGGRYCIWLRWLLVLLVSLIALLVPNFGDFLSLVGSSVCCGLGFVLPALFHLLVCKEEMSWKGWSVDMGIIVLGLVLGVSGTWYALVEIFSTKV; encoded by the coding sequence ATGGGGTTCGACAAAGAAGCGAGCTCGTCGTCGCAGGCCCTGAGGCTGCCCCTCCCTCGCGAGGACACGCCTCTTCTCGGTAAGCCGCGCCCTCTCTCCTCGCAGCCCAAGACCTTCGCGAACGTGTTCATCGCGATCGTCGGGGCGGGGGTCCTCGGCCTGCCGTACGCGTTCAAGCGCACCGGTTGGCTCATGAGCCTACTCATGCTCTTCTCCGTCGCCGCCCTGACCTACCACTGCATGATGCTCCTGGTCATCACCCGCCGCAAACTCGAATCCGCCCACGGGTTCTCGAAAATCGCGTCCTTCGGGGATCTGGGGTTCACGGTATGCGGTTCGATCGGTCGGATCGTTGTCGACATCATGATGGTGCTGTCGCAGGCTGGGTTTTGCGTCAGTTACTTGATTTTCATTGGTAACACGGTGGCTAATCTGTTCAATTCGGGTTCGGATAGGACTGTGGGTGCGTATTTGAGTTCAAAGATATGGGGTATATCCGCAAAGAGTTTCTGTATATGGGGGTCTTTGCCTTTCCAGTTGGGCTTAAATTCGATTAAAACATTGACGCACTTGGCACCTTTGAGCATTTTTGCGGATGTAGTCGATCTCGGAGCTATGGGCGTGGTGATGATTGATGATGTGAGTATTATTTGGAAGAATGGGGTAGAGGTTCAGGCCTTTGGGGGTCTGTCTGTGTTCTTTTATGGACTGGGTGTGGCTGTCTATGCTTTTGAAGGGGTCGGCATGGTGTTGCATTTGGAGTCTGAGACGAAAGATAAGAGTAAGTTTGGGAAGATCTTGGCCATCGCGATGGCTTTCATTGCGTTGATGTACGGAGGATTTGGGTTGCTGGGTTACTTGGCGTTTGGCGGAAACACCAGAGATATAATTACGGCTAACATGGGGAAGGGCTTGATTAGTACTCTGGTGCAACTGGGTCTCTGTATCAATTTGTTTTTCACCTTCCCTTTGATGATGCACCCGGTTTATGAAATTGTGGAGCGGCGCTTATCGGGCGGAAGATATTGCATTTGGCTGAGATGGCTACTGGTGTTATTAGTGAGTTTGATTGCCCTGCTGGTGCCTAACTTTGGGGATTTCTTGTCGTTGGTTGGAAGCAGTGTATGCTGTGGACTGGGATTCGTGTTGCCTGCTCTGTTTCACTTGCTGGTGTGCAAGGAAGAGATGAGTTGGAAAGGCTGGAGTGTGGACATGGGGATTATTGTGCTGGGACTCGTGCTAGGTGTTTCAGGGACTTGGTATGCGCTCGTGGAAATTTTCTCCACAAAGGTATGA